The Streptomyces sp. SS1-1 genome has a segment encoding these proteins:
- a CDS encoding SRPBCC family protein → MAVRHRLIHVGPSAVWDVLEDGSRYAEWVVGTARSEPVRGQWPQEGAAIRYEIRIGPARLSNETVVRRYEEGRLLELEAKAGPLGTARISVEVRPWGEKTLVIVDEHPLQGAGGMLHNAGFEALIQLRHRTMLARLARICEGEATPDERPDRQDTAGPAEAYGAGHA, encoded by the coding sequence ACACGTCGGGCCCAGTGCCGTCTGGGACGTCCTGGAGGACGGCAGCCGGTACGCGGAATGGGTCGTGGGCACCGCACGGTCCGAACCCGTCCGCGGACAGTGGCCGCAGGAGGGCGCGGCGATCCGCTACGAGATCAGGATCGGCCCGGCCCGGCTGTCCAACGAGACGGTCGTGCGCCGGTACGAGGAGGGCCGCCTGCTGGAGCTGGAGGCCAAGGCGGGCCCGCTGGGCACGGCCCGCATCTCGGTCGAGGTCCGCCCATGGGGTGAGAAGACCCTGGTCATCGTGGACGAGCACCCCCTCCAGGGAGCCGGCGGCATGCTGCACAACGCCGGCTTCGAGGCGCTGATCCAGCTCCGGCACCGCACCATGCTGGCCCGCCTCGCGCGGATCTGCGAGGGCGAGGCGACCCCGGACGAGCGGCCGGACCGGCAGGACACCGCCGGCCCGGCGGAGGCGTACGGGGCCGGG